From Maribacter dokdonensis DSW-8, the proteins below share one genomic window:
- a CDS encoding ankyrin repeat domain-containing protein, translating into MKTIKQLALTAFLFISFTGIAQQKNELLDRTFWKSSPSIATVKQKIAEGNDPIAKDSNSFDATTLAITSKADTEVVKYLLSLEGNEVDKKTHDSRIYLHWATYAGDAELVQYLLDNGASVTALDSHRYTPLAFGANAGLTNPKIYEAFEAKGVNLKEEKNEHGANVLLLAAPSLKSEEELNFFLNKGLALDSKDDDGNGIFNYATKKGNIDFLKLLISKGVDYKTLNNNGGNAFMFASQGGRGFSNGLPVYTYLKGLGLEPNIVEKNGSTPMHRLAFGNKDAAIFDLFLEAGADVNQADEEGNTPFLNAAARNDLAVVQLLAKDVKDINTANNDGETALMLAAHDNKADVVAFLIEKGADIHAKDATGNTAAYFLTDSYSKRNAKAFDAKLALLKAKGLKFNTVQGEGNTLYHVAAKKNDLQLMKKIADFNIDVNAKNDEGMTALHVAAMKAENDKLLKFLIAKGADANSKTDFEETVYDLASENEMLQKGNTSLNFLKQ; encoded by the coding sequence ATGAAAACCATAAAACAATTAGCACTGACCGCATTTTTGTTCATAAGCTTTACGGGTATTGCCCAGCAAAAGAATGAACTTTTAGATCGTACATTTTGGAAGAGTAGCCCAAGTATTGCCACTGTAAAGCAAAAAATAGCAGAGGGTAACGATCCAATAGCAAAGGACAGCAATTCTTTTGATGCCACTACACTGGCCATAACCAGCAAGGCAGATACTGAGGTGGTTAAATATTTATTGTCCCTAGAGGGTAATGAAGTGGATAAGAAAACCCATGATAGCCGTATTTATTTACACTGGGCAACGTATGCCGGTGATGCCGAATTGGTTCAATATCTATTGGATAACGGTGCTTCTGTAACTGCATTGGATAGTCACAGGTATACACCTCTTGCCTTTGGAGCCAATGCGGGACTAACAAATCCTAAAATATATGAGGCTTTTGAAGCAAAAGGGGTGAACCTTAAAGAGGAGAAAAATGAGCATGGTGCCAATGTGCTATTATTGGCGGCACCATCATTGAAATCTGAAGAGGAGCTGAATTTCTTTTTAAACAAGGGTTTGGCTCTTGATAGTAAGGATGATGACGGCAACGGCATTTTTAACTACGCTACTAAAAAGGGAAATATAGATTTCTTGAAATTATTGATAAGCAAAGGAGTAGATTACAAAACATTGAACAATAATGGTGGTAATGCCTTTATGTTCGCATCTCAAGGTGGTCGCGGATTCAGCAATGGTCTACCGGTCTATACATATTTAAAAGGTCTAGGATTGGAACCTAATATTGTTGAAAAAAATGGTAGTACCCCAATGCACCGTTTAGCTTTTGGTAATAAAGATGCTGCTATTTTTGATCTGTTCTTAGAGGCTGGTGCAGATGTAAATCAAGCGGATGAAGAAGGAAACACTCCTTTCTTGAATGCCGCCGCTAGAAATGATTTGGCCGTTGTTCAATTATTGGCCAAGGATGTTAAGGATATCAATACGGCCAATAACGATGGTGAAACAGCTTTAATGCTTGCCGCTCATGATAACAAAGCTGATGTTGTTGCATTTTTAATTGAAAAAGGTGCGGATATCCATGCTAAAGATGCTACCGGTAATACTGCAGCTTATTTTCTTACGGATTCTTACAGTAAAAGAAATGCGAAGGCTTTTGATGCTAAACTGGCTTTGTTGAAAGCAAAAGGTTTAAAATTCAATACCGTACAAGGTGAGGGTAATACCTTATATCACGTTGCGGCCAAAAAGAACGATTTGCAACTCATGAAAAAGATTGCAGATTTCAATATCGATGTAAATGCCAAAAACGATGAGGGTATGACTGCTTTGCACGTTGCGGCCATGAAAGCGGAAAACGATAAACTACTAAAGTTCTTGATTGCCAAAGGTGCGGATGCCAATAGCAAAACAGATTTTGAAGAAACGGTTTATGACCTGGCTAGTGAAAATGAAATGTTGCAAAAAGGCAATACATCGTTAAACTTTTTAAAGCAATAA
- a CDS encoding DUF2271 domain-containing protein gives MKRFLKFIPAVVLVGSLLSAFTVVDKTAVKCLIQLTNYTGEGAYLIVSIVDADNEYVETLYVQGKDSEWYSEITEWWKFYGKHRPNIDAISGETISGGERALNVLQIPNDKIDQGYNLRFETSVEDQGYYADDIQFPLTTENLKTKVEGKGFIRYVRMLPQ, from the coding sequence ATGAAAAGATTTTTAAAATTTATACCGGCCGTAGTTTTGGTAGGATCATTATTATCCGCCTTTACCGTAGTGGACAAAACTGCCGTAAAGTGCCTTATTCAACTGACCAATTATACAGGTGAGGGTGCGTACTTAATAGTGTCTATCGTGGATGCCGATAATGAGTATGTAGAAACATTATATGTGCAGGGCAAAGATAGTGAGTGGTATAGTGAAATTACCGAATGGTGGAAATTTTACGGAAAACACCGTCCAAATATAGATGCCATATCTGGAGAAACTATTAGCGGTGGAGAGCGCGCCTTGAACGTGTTGCAGATACCTAATGATAAAATTGACCAAGGTTACAACCTTCGTTTTGAAACTTCTGTAGAAGATCAAGGATATTATGCAGATGATATTCAATTTCCTTTAACGACCGAAAATTTAAAGACAAAAGTTGAAGGCAAAGGTTTTATTAGGTATGTACGTATGCTGCCGCAATAA
- a CDS encoding PepSY domain-containing protein, producing MTISIWRYSHLTLALISSLFLVVASVTGIILAVEPISHQTKGYAVADLDQVPLATTITALKDSYDEVLGLEVESSGFVKASVLTMEMETLDVYIDPFTGEQLGEVEERPYVYTFATNVHRSLFLKSIGRFFVGLISLLLLIIAVTGLVLLAKRQGGFLKLFTKVQKDYFESRYHVVLSRWFFIPIIILAFTGVYLSAEKFNLLPKTTVDQVEVPVSNSAQKYENIADIPFFKETTLAEIRQVEFPFSDDPEEYYLIALQDKEVEVHQQTGEIVSKGDYPFVTLASRLSLVLHTGEGNVIWSVILLLASASILFFMYSGFVMTLKRRKKAKGVSQMPDKDECEYIILVGSESGTAFDFAQRFYNGLTQVGKKVYLTELNKYSAYAKAKNIIVFTSTYGEGEPPTNARKFPRIFSTVVQPNAIAYSVVGFGSLDYPDYCKYAIDVDEQINADNKFERQLPLFKINQADFESFELWLIQFSNKVGFTIPVERPLIHKKKYKKVDFEVVERTDLNVDDTFLLRLRPVSKIDFTSGDLLAIFPNNDEMVRQYSIARVDNHILLSIKKHELGRGSNFLYGLETGQFFKAAIDVNPHFHLPKNAKNSIFISNGTGIAPFLGMISENTAQNTTLFWGGRTRASQSLYDDILQKSKSGLKNLNLFATYSREGQRQYIQDAVLEQKELVLQTINEKGTIMLCGSLAMQHDVLDVIEKILEGNQQITFEAFEQSDQLKTDCY from the coding sequence ATGACCATTTCTATTTGGCGGTATAGTCATCTTACGCTTGCCTTAATTTCATCTCTATTTTTGGTGGTAGCTTCTGTAACCGGTATTATACTTGCCGTAGAGCCTATTTCGCACCAAACCAAAGGTTATGCCGTGGCAGATTTAGATCAAGTTCCGCTGGCAACGACCATTACTGCTCTTAAAGATTCATATGATGAGGTGTTGGGTTTAGAAGTGGAATCATCTGGCTTTGTAAAAGCTTCCGTATTGACCATGGAGATGGAAACTTTGGATGTGTATATAGATCCATTTACTGGAGAACAGCTTGGTGAAGTAGAAGAGCGGCCTTATGTGTATACATTTGCTACCAATGTACACCGTTCCCTTTTTTTAAAGAGTATAGGTAGGTTCTTTGTTGGTCTAATTTCATTACTATTATTGATTATTGCTGTTACCGGATTGGTTTTATTAGCTAAGCGCCAAGGCGGATTTTTAAAATTATTTACAAAAGTCCAGAAAGATTACTTTGAATCAAGATACCATGTGGTGTTGAGCAGATGGTTTTTTATACCCATCATAATTCTTGCTTTTACCGGGGTGTATTTATCTGCGGAAAAATTTAATTTATTGCCGAAAACAACGGTTGATCAGGTTGAGGTACCGGTAAGCAATTCAGCTCAGAAATACGAAAACATTGCAGATATTCCCTTTTTTAAGGAAACTACCTTGGCAGAAATACGCCAGGTAGAATTTCCTTTTTCAGATGACCCGGAAGAATACTATCTCATTGCTTTACAGGATAAGGAAGTTGAGGTACATCAGCAAACAGGCGAGATTGTTAGTAAAGGAGATTATCCATTTGTGACCTTAGCATCAAGATTAAGTTTGGTATTGCATACCGGTGAGGGCAATGTAATATGGTCCGTTATCCTGTTATTGGCCAGTGCGTCTATTCTGTTTTTTATGTACTCAGGTTTCGTGATGACTTTAAAACGAAGAAAGAAAGCTAAAGGAGTTTCGCAAATGCCCGATAAAGATGAATGTGAATATATAATTTTAGTAGGTTCTGAAAGTGGTACGGCGTTCGATTTTGCACAGCGATTTTATAACGGATTAACACAAGTAGGGAAGAAGGTCTATTTAACGGAGCTTAACAAGTATAGCGCCTATGCGAAAGCTAAAAATATCATTGTGTTTACATCTACCTATGGTGAAGGTGAGCCGCCTACCAATGCCCGCAAATTCCCTAGGATCTTTTCAACGGTAGTGCAGCCAAATGCTATAGCATATTCTGTAGTGGGATTTGGGTCTTTGGATTATCCTGATTACTGTAAATATGCCATAGATGTAGATGAGCAGATCAATGCAGATAATAAATTTGAAAGACAATTGCCGCTGTTTAAAATTAATCAGGCAGATTTTGAATCTTTTGAACTTTGGTTGATTCAATTCTCCAATAAAGTTGGTTTTACTATTCCGGTAGAGAGACCGTTGATACATAAGAAGAAATATAAAAAAGTGGACTTTGAGGTGGTGGAGCGAACGGATTTAAATGTAGACGATACTTTTTTATTGCGATTACGACCAGTATCTAAAATTGATTTTACATCTGGGGATTTATTGGCAATTTTCCCTAATAATGATGAGATGGTTCGTCAGTATTCCATTGCTAGGGTGGATAATCATATTTTATTAAGTATTAAAAAACATGAGTTGGGCAGAGGCTCTAATTTTCTATATGGGTTAGAAACGGGTCAATTTTTTAAAGCTGCTATAGACGTGAATCCCCATTTTCATTTACCTAAAAATGCTAAAAATTCAATTTTCATCTCAAATGGTACCGGAATAGCTCCGTTCTTAGGGATGATCTCTGAAAATACAGCTCAGAATACCACACTGTTCTGGGGAGGGCGTACAAGGGCTTCGCAATCGCTTTATGATGATATTTTGCAAAAAAGTAAGTCGGGCTTAAAGAATTTAAACCTGTTCGCTACATATTCTAGAGAAGGACAAAGACAGTATATTCAAGATGCCGTTCTAGAGCAAAAGGAATTGGTCTTGCAGACCATAAATGAAAAAGGCACCATAATGCTCTGCGGATCTTTGGCAATGCAGCATGATGTACTTGATGTAATTGAAAAAATTCTTGAGGGAAACCAACAAATTACATTCGAAGCCTTTGAGCAAAGCGATCAGTTGAAAACGGATTGTTACTGA
- a CDS encoding heavy metal translocating P-type ATPase yields the protein MKKNPLKETATKAPQSSCGHCCGNEHTTESTGKVSNFNLYLPAIISFLMLLIGIAIDYFNILPFFNNYIRLGWYIIAYIPVGFPVIKEGWKNIKNGNFFTEFFLMGIATIGAFAIGEYPEGVAVMVFYAVGELFQGAAVIRAKGNIKALLDLRPDHALVFRDHSYISVAPELVEIGEKIQVRAGEKVPLDGQLISEKGTFNTAALTGESKPRSLKKGAPIYAGSISTSGVIEITTTKTYKDSSIARILDMVQNATERKSKTELFIRKFAKVYTPIVTYLAIALTFLPYFFVENYVFQDWLYRALIFLVISCPCALVISIPLGYFGGLGAASRNGILLKGASFLDTMTKVNTVALDKTGTLTKGVFKIKDLVKDQIFTESEFMNYLIAIESQSTHPIAKAILEYELNAQPYKATEVTEIAGKGLKGMVNTKTVLVGNKALMNDHHISIPKETETVVESIVMMAIDGKFAGYVTIADEIKEDALLAIANMRKVGIQKIIMLSGDKDSITQKVAQELGLDWAKGGLLPEDKLAEMEKLKNEAGTKVAFVGDGINDAPVLAISDVGIAMGGLGSDVAIETADVIIQNDQPTKIATAIKIGKSTRKIVWQNIALAFGIKIIVLAMGAGGMATMWEAVFADVGAALLAILNAVRLQKMQWN from the coding sequence ATGAAAAAGAACCCACTAAAAGAGACTGCAACTAAAGCCCCTCAAAGTTCATGCGGACATTGTTGCGGTAACGAACATACAACAGAAAGCACTGGCAAAGTTTCAAATTTCAACCTATACCTACCTGCCATCATCAGTTTTTTGATGTTGCTTATTGGTATTGCCATTGACTATTTCAACATATTGCCATTTTTCAACAACTATATACGCCTAGGGTGGTACATTATAGCATACATACCCGTTGGTTTCCCCGTCATTAAAGAAGGCTGGAAAAACATTAAAAACGGAAACTTTTTTACCGAATTCTTTTTAATGGGAATTGCAACTATTGGTGCGTTTGCCATAGGCGAATATCCTGAAGGTGTTGCGGTAATGGTCTTTTACGCCGTTGGTGAACTCTTTCAAGGTGCCGCTGTAATACGTGCAAAAGGCAATATTAAAGCTTTACTTGATCTACGACCGGATCACGCCTTGGTTTTCCGTGATCATAGCTATATTTCAGTAGCACCGGAGCTAGTGGAAATTGGAGAAAAAATACAAGTTAGAGCCGGAGAAAAAGTACCATTGGACGGACAGTTAATTTCTGAAAAAGGAACATTCAATACTGCGGCACTTACCGGTGAAAGCAAACCAAGGTCCCTAAAAAAGGGAGCTCCTATCTATGCAGGAAGCATCAGCACATCTGGCGTTATAGAAATTACCACTACCAAAACATACAAAGACAGCTCTATTGCCCGCATTTTAGACATGGTACAAAATGCAACGGAAAGAAAATCAAAGACAGAACTGTTCATTAGAAAATTTGCAAAAGTTTACACGCCCATAGTCACATACCTTGCCATTGCACTGACCTTTCTACCCTACTTTTTTGTAGAAAACTATGTGTTTCAAGATTGGCTGTACAGAGCTTTGATATTCCTTGTAATCTCTTGCCCATGTGCTTTGGTAATTTCTATTCCTCTAGGCTATTTTGGCGGATTGGGCGCAGCTTCCAGAAACGGAATTTTACTTAAGGGAGCTTCATTTCTAGACACCATGACCAAAGTGAACACGGTAGCTTTGGACAAAACAGGCACATTGACCAAAGGTGTTTTCAAAATAAAGGATCTTGTTAAAGATCAGATCTTTACCGAAAGCGAATTCATGAACTACTTAATCGCCATAGAATCTCAATCTACACATCCTATTGCGAAGGCTATTTTAGAATATGAATTAAATGCACAACCCTATAAAGCAACAGAAGTAACCGAAATTGCAGGCAAGGGTTTAAAAGGCATGGTCAATACCAAAACTGTGCTTGTGGGCAACAAGGCCCTTATGAACGACCACCACATTAGCATACCAAAAGAAACGGAAACTGTTGTTGAATCTATAGTGATGATGGCTATAGACGGAAAATTTGCCGGTTACGTAACTATAGCCGATGAAATAAAAGAGGATGCCTTACTGGCTATTGCGAATATGCGTAAGGTGGGTATTCAAAAAATTATCATGTTATCCGGTGATAAAGATTCCATAACCCAAAAAGTAGCACAAGAACTAGGGTTGGATTGGGCAAAGGGCGGACTGCTACCCGAAGATAAATTGGCGGAAATGGAGAAATTAAAAAATGAAGCAGGGACCAAGGTAGCATTTGTGGGTGACGGAATCAATGATGCTCCTGTACTGGCCATTAGTGACGTAGGTATTGCCATGGGCGGATTAGGAAGTGATGTTGCCATTGAAACTGCTGATGTTATTATACAGAACGATCAGCCTACAAAAATTGCCACAGCAATTAAAATAGGGAAATCTACCCGCAAAATCGTATGGCAGAATATTGCCTTGGCCTTTGGGATAAAAATTATTGTTCTTGCTATGGGTGCAGGTGGCATGGCTACCATGTGGGAAGCCGTTTTTGCCGATGTTGGTGCTGCCCTACTAGCTATTTTAAACGCAGTGCGTTTGCAAAAGATGCAATGGAATTAA